The DNA window ATAAATAACATCTTTTCTTTCCACGACAATTTGAATTTTTCCCTTTAATCTTTCATTTTTTTGGATATTTTCCAAAAGCCCCTTAGCCGGATTGATTGTAATTGGATGTCCCACTGATTTCATCATAGTCAGGTCACCATTGGTATCTCCATAAGCATAGGATTCATCTAAGTCTATATTATATTTTTCTACAAATTTATCGATAGCTTTTTGCTTGCTGACCGAATCCCACATAGGAGTAGTTTCTCCGGTAAATCTCTCCCCGTCATAGTGATAAATTGTCCCGCAATAATCATCTGCACCGTATTTTTCTGCCATTTTCGACACCAAAAATTCCGGACTTCCGGAAATAAATATAACTTTATGCCCCTGTGCTTTATGCCATTTTATCCTGTCTCTGGTATATTTATACACCCTTCCTGCCTTTACATCTATTACCTGGTTGGCTACAAACTCATTTTGCTCTACCGTTATATTTTGGATAACTTCTACATAGGTATCTACCAGTCCCAATAGGTACGCATCATAGCCGCCTTCCCTCATATCCCATTGGGTATACAGGTCTTTCACCTTATTTTCCCACTGCCTGGGATCTATTAATTCATATTTTATCAACCTTTTAAAATGCTCTGTCAAAAGAGAATCTCTGTATATGGTTCCATCAATATCAAAAAATGCTGCTTTCATAAATCTCCTCCCTATTTGTAAATAATTTTTTTTATTAATTTTCCTTGATAACTCAATGTATCTATTAAGTTTTTAACTTTGTTAATTTGACAAATAATTGCTTATTTATGG is part of the Psychrilyobacter piezotolerans genome and encodes:
- a CDS encoding HAD family hydrolase; its protein translation is MKAAFFDIDGTIYRDSLLTEHFKRLIKYELIDPRQWENKVKDLYTQWDMREGGYDAYLLGLVDTYVEVIQNITVEQNEFVANQVIDVKAGRVYKYTRDRIKWHKAQGHKVIFISGSPEFLVSKMAEKYGADDYCGTIYHYDGERFTGETTPMWDSVSKQKAIDKFVEKYNIDLDESYAYGDTNGDLTMMKSVGHPITINPAKGLLENIQKNERLKGKIQIVVERKDVIYKLSSDVDIYECSFIEEWEEE